DNA from Myxococcota bacterium:
TTCGGCCTCGGCGGCATCGGGCTGTCGGTCGTGCAAGGCGCCGTCATGGCCGGTGCCGGCCGTATCATCGGCGTCGACACCAACCCGAAGAAGTTCGCGTTGGCGCGGCAGTTCGGGGCTACCGACTGTCTCGATCCGGCCGACGTTGCGAACGTTGCGGAGGCGGTCGTCGAGATGACCGGCGGCGGGGTTGATTTCTCCTTCGAGTGCATCGGTAACGTCGACGTGATGGGGCAGGCGCTGGCGTGCGCGCACAAGGGATGGGGACAATCGATCATCATCGGCGTGGCCGGCGCGGGCGAGGAGATCCACGCGCGTCCCTTCCTGCTGGTGACCGGCCGCAGCTGGCGCGGCACCGCGTTCGGCGGCTACAAGAGCCGCACCCACGTGCCCAGGCTCGTCGACCGCTACATGGCCGGCCGCATCAAGCTCGACGAGCTGGTGACTGCCGAGCTGCCGCTCGAGCGCATCAACGAGGCGTTCGACCGCATGCACGACGGCAGCGCGATCCGCACGGTGATCCGGTACGGATGAAGCCGGCGAACGATCCCACGATCGACTACCGAAAGCTCGTTCGCGACGGATACGACCACTGCTCCGCGGCCTTCGCCGAGGCGCGCAGCCGCGAGCCGGGCCACGAGCTCGAGCCGCTGCTCGCGCGGCTCGCTCCGGGCTCGCGCGTGCTCGACCTGGGCTGCGGCGCCGGCCTGCCGATCGCGGGAGCGCTGGCGCGCGCGCATCGAGTCACAGGGGTCGACTTCTCCGCCGAGCAGATCCGGCGCGCGCGCGCGAACGTGCCCGATGCCGAGTTTCTGCTCGCGGACGCCATGGCCGTCGACTTCCCGCCCGGCTCCTTCGACGCGGTCGTGTCGTTCTACGCGGTCTTCCACCTGCCGCGGGAGGAGCACGAGGAGCTGTTCCGCCGCATCGCGCGCTGGCTCGTGCCCGGTGGACATCTCCTGGCCAGCGTGACTCACTTCCGCGAGGCGCCCTACACCGAGGAGGATTTCTTCGGCGTGCGCATGTACTGGAGCAACTGGTCGCTGGACGACTACCGCGCCATGCTGGAGCGCCTGGGCTTCGAGCGGGTCGAAGTGCAGGTCCTGAGTCACGGCTACGACCCGTCGCAGGCGCGGCGCCCCGAGGCGCACCCGCTGCTGTTCGCGCGCAGGCGCTAGGGGAGCAGCTGCGCCAGATCCGCCAGGATCGCGCTCGACGGTCCCTCGAGCCCGAGATAGCGCTTGGCGATGCGCCCGTCGGGGCCGACCAGGAAGGTCGCGACCACGTGGTCGAGGCTGCCGTCGGGCTGGCGCACGGTGCCGATGCGCCAGGCGTCGAGCACCGACTGCACCGCCGCGGGCTCGCCGGTCAGGAACGACCAGTTGTCGAGCGCGGCGCCGCGGCTCAGCGCGTACGCGCGCATGCGCTCCGGTGAGTCGTAGGCGGGGTCGAGCGAGATGGAAGCGAAGCGCGTGCGCCGGGCGAGCTTCGGGTCGAGCTGCTTCTGCACCTCGACCAGGCGCGCGGTCTGGATCGGGCAGGGGCCGGGGCAACGCGTGAACACGAAGTCGACGAGCACCGCGTCGCCGCGCCAGTCGGAGAGCTTCGCGGGCCGGCCGTCCTGGTCGGTGAGCGCGAAGTCGGGCGCGGCTTCGGACTCGGCCAGCGGCAGTGCGGGCGCGGCGGCGCCCGCCGGCGCCGGGCTCAGGACCTTGAGTGACTCGATGCGCAGCAAGCTCTCGGTGCGGTGCAGCCGGAACTCGATGCGCGCGCCAGGGGCCACGCCGTCGAGAGACTGACCCTCCGCCACGTCGAAGCTCATCGTCATGGCGGGCATGAAGCCCGGGATCGGCTCGTGCGAGACCGTGAGCTGGCGCTCGGCCGGCGCGACCGACTGCACGAAGCCGGTCACCGTGTAGGTCTGGTCCACGCTGCTGCGCCCGCAGGCGCAGAGCCAGAGCGCCAGCGCGGCCGCCGCGAGCCGCGCGCGGCTCAGAAGCCGTTCACCCGCTCGGACAGGTACGCGCCCAGCTGCGCGGTGGCCACGCGCTCCTGCTGCGTGGTGT
Protein-coding regions in this window:
- a CDS encoding zinc-binding dehydrogenase, encoding FGLGGIGLSVVQGAVMAGAGRIIGVDTNPKKFALARQFGATDCLDPADVANVAEAVVEMTGGGVDFSFECIGNVDVMGQALACAHKGWGQSIIIGVAGAGEEIHARPFLLVTGRSWRGTAFGGYKSRTHVPRLVDRYMAGRIKLDELVTAELPLERINEAFDRMHDGSAIRTVIRYG
- a CDS encoding class I SAM-dependent methyltransferase; this encodes MKPANDPTIDYRKLVRDGYDHCSAAFAEARSREPGHELEPLLARLAPGSRVLDLGCGAGLPIAGALARAHRVTGVDFSAEQIRRARANVPDAEFLLADAMAVDFPPGSFDAVVSFYAVFHLPREEHEELFRRIARWLVPGGHLLASVTHFREAPYTEEDFFGVRMYWSNWSLDDYRAMLERLGFERVEVQVLSHGYDPSQARRPEAHPLLFARRR
- a CDS encoding SCO family protein, with the protein product MDQTYTVTGFVQSVAPAERQLTVSHEPIPGFMPAMTMSFDVAEGQSLDGVAPGARIEFRLHRTESLLRIESLKVLSPAPAGAAAPALPLAESEAAPDFALTDQDGRPAKLSDWRGDAVLVDFVFTRCPGPCPIQTARLVEVQKQLDPKLARRTRFASISLDPAYDSPERMRAYALSRGAALDNWSFLTGEPAAVQSVLDAWRIGTVRQPDGSLDHVVATFLVGPDGRIAKRYLGLEGPSSAILADLAQLLP